AGTTACCGCACCGCTCGGCGTTAAACGCCATCATCATTTTCTGGAACCCGTTGCGCTCGATGAGCACGTTCTCGGCGGGAACGATGGCATCCTCCATGAAAAGCTGATTCTGATTGATGCCCGCCATATTCGGCTCGGACTTGCCGATGACAAAGCCCGGCGTGTCCCGGTCGATGATGATGGCGCCGATCCCTTCAATTCCCTCGATCTCGCCGAACCGGCAGTACACCGCAAACGCCGTTGCGGTCTCGGCATTGCTGATGAAGCTTTTCGTGCCGTTTACTACATAATGGTCGCCGTTGCGGACGGCGCGGGTTGTCAGATGAGTCGCCGCCGAGCCGGCCTCCGGCTCGGTGATCGAGATGGCCACATGCCCTTCTCCCCGGCAGACCGGCGGGATGTACTTCTGCTTCTGCCGCTCGGTCCCGTAACCCGCGATCGCCCTGATCGGGCCGAAGTTGGCGCCGAAGATGCTTTCGGCAAACAGCGGGTCGACCCTGCCGACTTCCTCCATAGCGATGATGGCGTCGACCGGGCTGCGCCCGCCGCCGCCGAACTCCTCCGGAAGGGTCATTCCGAACAGGCCCATGTCGCGCATTTTATCCAGCAAGTTTCGGGGGATCGGCTCTCTGCCCTTGTCGCGGAAGCTGAAGGCGACGGGACGGATGTCCCTTTCCGCGAAGGCGCGCACTGTCTTGCGGAGCATTTCCTGTTCTTCGTTCCACTTGAAATCCATTTTCCAGACCTCCTTGCTCTTGGTTCGCCGCCGTCCTGGCGCGCGTATCACAAGGCCACCGCTTTCCAGCGGGATATCAATTGTTGTCGACAAGCGCTGTCATCAACCCGTTTGTCTTTCCGAACTGATGGTTTACCCTCCCCTGTGCGAGCGGAATTTGCCATCATGATAATCTATCACGAGCTTCCTGTAAACATTACATGCGATTTCCGAATACTGCTTTTCTTCCTCTGTGGCCTCACGGATTCTCTTCGCCGGAACGCCCATTATCAGTGAACCGTTATCGAATGTCTGGTTGTAGGTTATCAGCGAGTGCGCGCCGACAACGCAGCGTTCGCCCAGAGCCACCCCCGACATCACTGTTGAATTCATGCCTATCATGGTCTTATCACCGATCCGGCACGACCTCAGAACGCATCCGTGTCCCACGGTCACGTGTGCTCCGACGACGACGGGCGCGCCGAGGTCGCTGTGAATGACGCAATTATCCTGAATATTGGAATCCTCGCCTATCAGCACCGCGCCCTCGTCTCCCCGGATTACGGCGCCGAACCAAATACTTGAGCCGGGCCCTATCTCGACGTCGCCCCAGATTTGAGCTCCCTCAGCCACAAAAACCGTCGGATGAATTCTGGGTTCCATTCTTGGTGTCTCCTCCCGGCTCCTTGCGACACGTTCTGCAGTGCGAATATGGATCTGCGATGCGTGATAAACGATGCGAACCCGGCATATTTCGGTTCAACTCTTCAGCGATTGTCCGCCGTCAACGACAATTGCTGTGCCGGTTATGAATTTTGCCTCATCCGACGCGAGGAACAGAGCGGCATATGCGACGTCCCATGCGTCACCCATGTGGTTCATCGGAACGGCCGTATTGCGCATGCGGATCAAATCGTCTCTATCCATTCCTGTCCGCTCCAGAATGGCCTCGATCGCCATTGGGGTATTGATGAAGCCGGGCATGATGCAGTTGCAGCGAACGCCCCGGTGTGCGTACTGCATTGCGATATCGCGCGTGAGGCCGTTGACGCCCGCCTTTGACGCGGTATATGCGACATACGGATACGGCGCGCAGCGGACCGCCGCCAGGGACGAGATGTTGACGATGGCGCCGCTTCCCTGTTTCTCCATGTAAGGAAGGACGTGCTTGCACGTAAGAAACATGCCCTTGAGATTAGTGCCGAAGACCTTGTCCCAGTCCTCTTCGCTTAACTCGACCGGGCCGCCTCCCTCGCCGATACCGACGTTGTTGTGGAGGATATCAATCC
This genomic stretch from Candidatus Abyssobacteria bacterium SURF_5 harbors:
- a CDS encoding acyl-CoA dehydrogenase, with product MDFKWNEEQEMLRKTVRAFAERDIRPVAFSFRDKGREPIPRNLLDKMRDMGLFGMTLPEEFGGGGRSPVDAIIAMEEVGRVDPLFAESIFGANFGPIRAIAGYGTERQKQKYIPPVCRGEGHVAISITEPEAGSAATHLTTRAVRNGDHYVVNGTKSFISNAETATAFAVYCRFGEIEGIEGIGAIIIDRDTPGFVIGKSEPNMAGINQNQLFMEDAIVPAENVLIERNGFQKMMMAFNAERCGNSTMSLVTARCAYEKALQYSQERAQFGQLISKFQGIQWMLAEMKVKIEAARLLIYRALINGEDGFPSRLETAIAKMFSNEMAVEVTNRALEIYGGYGYSKEYPMEWLVRFARGWTIAGGTAQIQRNNIAYELLKGRDTMP
- a CDS encoding gamma carbonic anhydrase family protein gives rise to the protein MEPRIHPTVFVAEGAQIWGDVEIGPGSSIWFGAVIRGDEGAVLIGEDSNIQDNCVIHSDLGAPVVVGAHVTVGHGCVLRSCRIGDKTMIGMNSTVMSGVALGERCVVGAHSLITYNQTFDNGSLIMGVPAKRIREATEEEKQYSEIACNVYRKLVIDYHDGKFRSHRGG
- a CDS encoding SDR family oxidoreductase, with product MCQRLRGKVAIVVGAGSTPGETMGNGRATAILFAREGAKVMLVDYRLESAMETKKMIDDDGGESFAFGADITKSADCKRMADTCAETYGRIDILHNNVGIGEGGGPVELSEEDWDKVFGTNLKGMFLTCKHVLPYMEKQGSGAIVNISSLAAVRCAPYPYVAYTASKAGVNGLTRDIAMQYAHRGVRCNCIMPGFINTPMAIEAILERTGMDRDDLIRMRNTAVPMNHMGDAWDVAYAALFLASDEAKFITGTAIVVDGGQSLKS